Proteins co-encoded in one Roseiconus lacunae genomic window:
- a CDS encoding DUF3472 domain-containing protein, which translates to MRLMTSLCFLCLASVGGIPSLAIADDPCKQLSPEEMAQNLGVDLPRRPWHVANIWWHFEDSIKNFESLEMEITIDRDIPDSYNLYVSPCGSALINGLQFYGGIQTNINGWISESERTRVHRGHGVIFSRWSSDKKTPIGLEHVRTAGDDCLVESAGYEGEFASVRRPFRWKKGTYTWSITKADTMEQNDAASTWFTCRLKDQTSGEVLEVGSLLFEGEQFEFWNRHSAFVEVYSTAKIPRSDIPKVKVKFGWPRINGEKVKLSRTSAFYPDKAAGTTSSPDCAKIHAEGEACVIEVGALFKRDPQQRRHAIELVPEQAN; encoded by the coding sequence ATGCGTCTGATGACATCGCTGTGTTTTTTATGCCTTGCTTCTGTCGGAGGGATACCTTCGCTTGCGATTGCTGATGATCCCTGCAAGCAGTTGTCTCCCGAGGAGATGGCTCAGAACCTTGGGGTCGATCTGCCAAGGCGACCATGGCACGTCGCTAATATCTGGTGGCATTTCGAGGATTCCATCAAGAATTTCGAGTCTCTGGAAATGGAGATCACGATCGATCGAGACATTCCTGATAGCTACAATCTCTATGTGTCACCGTGCGGATCGGCATTGATTAACGGCCTGCAATTCTATGGTGGGATTCAGACAAACATTAACGGATGGATCAGTGAAAGTGAGCGGACACGAGTCCATCGCGGGCACGGCGTGATCTTCTCTCGTTGGTCATCCGACAAAAAAACTCCGATCGGATTGGAACATGTTCGGACTGCCGGGGATGACTGTCTGGTCGAAAGTGCCGGCTATGAAGGTGAGTTTGCCAGTGTCCGCCGTCCCTTTCGCTGGAAGAAAGGAACCTACACCTGGAGTATCACGAAAGCGGATACGATGGAGCAAAATGACGCGGCATCGACTTGGTTCACGTGTCGCCTAAAAGACCAAACGTCCGGCGAAGTCCTCGAAGTTGGAAGCTTGCTGTTTGAGGGCGAGCAGTTTGAATTTTGGAATCGCCACTCTGCGTTTGTCGAAGTCTACTCGACGGCAAAGATTCCGCGGTCGGACATTCCCAAAGTGAAGGTCAAATTTGGTTGGCCGCGAATCAACGGGGAAAAAGTAAAACTGTCACGTACCAGTGCGTTCTACCCCGACAAGGCTGCAGGGACGACGAGCTCGCCTGACTGTGCCAAAATTCATGCCGAAGGCGAAGCCTGTGTTATTGAGGTCGGCGCGCTCTTCAAGCGTGACCCGCAACAACGCCGCCACGCAATTGAATTGGTTCCCGAACAAGCGAACTAA
- a CDS encoding AI-2E family transporter: MVTNEKSDQLAAQNDPFESELRGDEHSISADAFNPTIVAPALQRISTCLMIIAGILLMYALYWLRPVLVPFVVSLFVVSGIAPLMRLLEKRLGLKRFAAIGITFLFGLVLITGLMCCLWLSIQQISTQGKAYANRVEQMFGDMQQWMQEHAIPKLSLSSFRNSEESEAELAAQVSENAAVNARHADLLDMVDQWVSGSLATLSAELLTMVSSFAVVSIFVFFLLLGELNSSSESLVGKIDYQMRSYMLVKTAISAVTGFIFGLTLWLFGVPMALTFGLLAFLLNYIPNFGPLVATALPVPFIVLLPEASIGWMVAAIAASGGVQLISGNLVEPKLMGDSAGLHPITIMLGLMFWGMLWGIIGMFLATPIMAAMRIIFQRSASTRPLADLMSGTWPEPAEGT; encoded by the coding sequence ATGGTGACAAACGAAAAGAGTGATCAGTTGGCAGCTCAAAATGATCCGTTCGAAAGCGAACTGCGAGGCGACGAGCATTCTATTAGCGCGGATGCGTTCAACCCTACGATTGTGGCGCCCGCTTTACAGCGCATCTCGACTTGCCTGATGATCATCGCGGGCATTCTCTTGATGTACGCGTTGTATTGGCTTCGACCGGTACTCGTTCCATTCGTGGTTTCATTGTTCGTTGTCAGTGGGATCGCGCCTTTGATGCGGCTGCTCGAGAAGCGGCTGGGGCTGAAGCGATTCGCGGCAATCGGAATTACATTTTTGTTCGGATTGGTTTTGATCACCGGGTTGATGTGCTGTTTGTGGTTGTCGATCCAGCAGATCAGTACGCAAGGAAAAGCGTACGCCAATCGCGTCGAACAAATGTTTGGTGACATGCAGCAATGGATGCAAGAGCACGCGATTCCCAAACTATCCCTTTCGTCGTTTCGCAACAGCGAAGAAAGTGAAGCTGAACTTGCTGCCCAAGTCAGTGAAAACGCCGCAGTCAACGCACGACATGCAGACTTGTTGGACATGGTAGATCAGTGGGTCAGTGGATCCCTGGCCACCTTGTCGGCAGAATTACTGACGATGGTCAGCAGTTTCGCGGTCGTGTCGATCTTCGTGTTCTTTCTACTGCTCGGTGAACTCAATAGCAGCAGCGAAAGCTTGGTCGGTAAAATCGACTATCAGATGCGGTCCTACATGCTGGTCAAGACAGCCATTTCCGCGGTGACGGGATTCATTTTTGGGCTGACGTTGTGGCTGTTTGGTGTGCCAATGGCGTTGACCTTTGGTCTGCTCGCATTCCTACTGAATTACATTCCAAACTTTGGTCCGCTGGTTGCCACTGCCCTTCCGGTGCCGTTCATTGTGCTGCTTCCCGAGGCCAGCATCGGCTGGATGGTCGCAGCGATCGCAGCTTCGGGAGGCGTCCAATTGATCAGCGGAAATTTGGTCGAACCGAAGTTGATGGGCGACTCCGCCGGATTGCACCCGATCACCATCATGTTGGGGCTGATGTTCTGGGGCATGCTTTGGGGAATCATTGGCATGTTCTTGGCAACCCCGATCATGGCTGCGATGCGAATCATTTTCCAACGATCCGCTTCAACCCGACCACTTGCCGATTTAATGTCAGGGACTTGGCCTGAACCAGCCGAAGGAACGTAG